A window of Ictidomys tridecemlineatus isolate mIctTri1 chromosome 15, mIctTri1.hap1, whole genome shotgun sequence contains these coding sequences:
- the Rps9 gene encoding small ribosomal subunit protein uS4 yields the protein MPVARSWVCRKTYVTPRRPFEKSRLDQELKLIGEYGLRNKREVWRVKFTLAKIRKAARELLTLDEKDPRRLFEGNALLRRLVRIGVLDEGKMKLDYILGLKIEDFLERRLQTQVFKLGLAKSIHHARVLIRQRHIRVRKQVVNIPSFIVRLDSQKHIDFSLRSPYGGGRPGRVKRKNAKKGQGGAGAGDDEEED from the exons ATGCCGGTGGCCCGGAGCTGGGTATGTCGCAAAACGTATGTGACCCCGCGGAGGCCCTTTGAGAAATCCCGCCTCGACCAAGAACTGAAGCTGATCG GCGAGTATGGTCTCCGGAACAAACGTGAGGTCTGGAGGGTCAAATTTACTCTGGCCAAAATTCGCAAGGCTGCCCGGGAGCTGCTGACGCTGGACGAAAAAGACCCCCGACGTCTGTTTGAAG GCAATGCCCTGCTGCGACGACTTGTCCGCATTGGGGTGCTGGATGAGGGCAAGATGAAGCTGGATTACATATTGGGCCTGAAGATTGAGGATTTCTTGGAGAGGCGCCTGCAGACCCAGGTCTTTAAGCTGGGCCTGGCCAAGTCCATCCACCACGCACGTGTGCTCATTCGCCAGCGCCACATCAG GGTCCGCAAGCAGGTGGTGAACATCCCGTCCTTTATTGTCCGCCTGGACTCCCAGAAGCACATCGACTTCTCCCTGCGGTCTCCATATGGGGGTGGCCGCCCAGGCCGCGTGAAGAGGAAGAATGCCAAGAAGGGCCAGGGTGGGGCCGGGGCTggtgatgatgaggaggaggattaG